A single window of Bacteroidales bacterium DNA harbors:
- a CDS encoding L-serine ammonia-lyase, iron-sulfur-dependent, subunit alpha, which translates to MITDSQLIQILRQEVVPALGCTEPIACAYACAKCTEILEGIPSNITVEVSGNILKNGMGVGIPGTGMTGLPIAAALGAICGKTEYGLEVLKDVNKNGNLEQAKKMLANNKVHITLNPDAPDILYAKASCTLMDDIVIVEIMGTHTNIVRIIKNDEIIHSKPTVKSESANKIHDELSVERIWQFINDVDVDEIDFVLSGAEMNRAISTEGLKSEYGLQIGKTLKKNIDEGLVDDSLLNQAVIMATAASDARMDGCPKPVMTNSGSGNQGITVYLPVLAAADKFGSSQEQLARALALSNLVARHIHHFVGHLSALCGILIAGTGASCAITYLMGGDYDKILNTIKTMASNLTGMMCDGAKKGCALKVYSGVSAAVQAALLSMNGIITSNDGIIEEDIEKTIRNIGIIASKGMDETDKTIIDIMKNKD; encoded by the coding sequence ATGATTACGGATTCTCAATTAATTCAAATATTAAGACAGGAAGTAGTTCCGGCATTAGGTTGCACAGAACCTATCGCTTGTGCTTACGCTTGTGCCAAATGCACCGAAATACTTGAAGGCATACCCAGCAATATTACCGTTGAAGTTAGTGGCAATATTCTCAAAAACGGAATGGGAGTCGGTATTCCCGGAACAGGAATGACAGGTTTGCCTATAGCTGCAGCTTTGGGCGCTATTTGCGGTAAAACGGAATACGGGCTCGAAGTCTTAAAGGATGTCAACAAGAACGGCAATCTTGAACAGGCAAAGAAAATGCTCGCAAACAATAAAGTTCACATCACACTTAATCCCGATGCACCTGATATTTTGTATGCCAAAGCATCTTGTACTTTAATGGACGATATTGTTATTGTGGAGATTATGGGCACACACACAAATATTGTGAGAATTATTAAAAATGATGAAATAATTCATTCAAAACCGACAGTAAAATCCGAGTCGGCTAATAAAATTCATGATGAGTTGTCTGTTGAACGTATCTGGCAATTTATTAACGATGTTGATGTTGATGAGATTGATTTTGTTCTTTCCGGTGCCGAGATGAACAGGGCAATATCTACTGAAGGATTAAAAAGCGAATACGGCCTGCAGATAGGAAAGACTTTAAAGAAGAATATTGATGAGGGTTTGGTTGATGATTCATTGTTGAATCAAGCTGTAATTATGGCTACTGCTGCTTCGGATGCCAGAATGGACGGTTGCCCTAAACCTGTTATGACAAACTCGGGAAGCGGTAATCAGGGAATTACTGTTTATTTGCCTGTACTTGCAGCTGCCGATAAATTCGGTTCTTCTCAAGAACAACTGGCAAGAGCTTTAGCACTAAGTAATCTTGTGGCCCGTCATATTCATCATTTTGTCGGGCATCTGTCTGCCTTATGTGGTATTTTGATAGCCGGAACAGGTGCTTCCTGTGCAATAACTTATCTTATGGGCGGCGATTATGATAAAATTTTGAATACCATAAAAACTATGGCATCAAATTTAACCGGTATGATGTGTGATGGTGCAAAAAAAGGTTGTGCTCTCAAAGTTTATTCCGGAGTATCTGCAGCAGTGCAAGCCGCGCTGTTATCTATGAATGGGATAATAACTTCAAATGACGGAATCATTGAAGAAGACATAGAGAAAACAATCAGAAATATCGGAATTATCGCTTCAAAAGGTATGGATGAAACCGATAAAACGATTATTGATATTATGAAGAATAAGGATTAA
- the pyrF gene encoding orotidine-5'-phosphate decarboxylase — protein MTKQELISNIRRKKSFLCVGLDSEYSKLPDCVLKSDDPVFEFNKRIIDATHIYAAAYKPNLAFYESLGSKGWISLEKTVDYIRKVDSSIFIIADAKRGDIGNTSKQYAKAFFETMDFDAVTVAPYMGKDSVSPFLSFNGKWVILLALTSNEGAYDFQFNKNERNEYLFETVIKTSEQWGGNPENMMFVVGATKAEMLTDIRKIAPDHFLLVPGVGAQGGSLQEVCNYGLTKETGLLVNSSRGIIFASKGDDFDEVANIEAKKIQNEMKIYF, from the coding sequence ATGACAAAACAAGAATTAATAAGCAATATTCGCCGTAAGAAATCTTTTTTGTGTGTTGGTTTAGACAGCGAATATTCTAAATTACCGGATTGTGTTTTAAAATCGGATGATCCCGTTTTCGAATTCAACAAAAGAATCATTGACGCAACCCATATTTACGCAGCAGCCTACAAACCTAACCTGGCTTTCTATGAAAGTTTGGGCAGCAAGGGCTGGATTTCCCTCGAAAAAACTGTTGATTATATTAGAAAAGTCGACAGCAGTATTTTCATAATTGCTGATGCAAAACGCGGCGACATAGGCAACACTTCTAAACAATACGCAAAAGCATTTTTCGAAACAATGGACTTTGATGCCGTTACTGTTGCTCCATATATGGGCAAAGATTCCGTATCTCCATTTCTTTCTTTCAACGGTAAATGGGTAATCCTGCTTGCACTCACTTCAAATGAAGGAGCATACGATTTTCAATTCAATAAAAACGAAAGAAATGAATATCTGTTTGAAACAGTGATAAAAACTTCGGAGCAATGGGGCGGAAATCCTGAAAATATGATGTTTGTTGTTGGGGCAACCAAAGCGGAAATGCTAACAGACATTAGAAAAATTGCTCCTGATCATTTTCTTTTGGTTCCCGGAGTCGGCGCTCAAGGCGGAAGTTTACAAGAAGTTTGTAATTACGGTCTAACTAAAGAAACCGGACTTTTAGTAAATTCTTCGAGAGGAATTATTTTCGCTTCAAAAGGAGATGACTTCGACGAAGTTGCAAATATCGAAGCTAAAAAAATTCAGAACGAAATGAAAATATACTTCTGA
- the prfA gene encoding peptide chain release factor 1, with translation MLLLERLEALYNKYNELQEEIANPDVASDMKRFIKLNKDIKELDPVVNAYKEYSSIVANLESAKELLQTEKDEEMREMAKEEIQILTERQTEMESEIQILLLPNDPQDKKNAIVEIRAGTGGDEASIFAGDLYRMYLKYCETRGWKTEPVSATYGTVGGYKEVIFNVIGDGVYGQLKYESGVHRVQRVPETETQGRVHTSAASVAVLPEADEFDIELKQSDIRKDTYCSSGPGGQSVNTTYSAIRLTHIPTGIVVTCQDQKSQLKNLDKAMQVLRTRIFELEYKKYLDEISSKRKTMVSTGDRSAKIRTYNYPQGRVTDHRINLSLYNLPNIMDGDIQEFIDKLQVAENAERLKESVES, from the coding sequence ATGTTACTACTTGAGAGATTAGAAGCGTTGTATAACAAATACAATGAATTACAAGAAGAAATAGCTAATCCGGACGTGGCTTCGGATATGAAAAGATTTATCAAACTTAATAAAGATATTAAAGAACTTGACCCTGTTGTTAATGCTTATAAAGAATATTCCAGCATTGTAGCCAATCTCGAATCCGCCAAAGAACTTCTTCAAACCGAAAAGGATGAAGAAATGAGAGAAATGGCTAAGGAGGAAATTCAAATCCTTACCGAAAGACAAACGGAAATGGAAAGTGAAATTCAAATCCTTCTTTTACCGAATGACCCTCAAGATAAAAAAAATGCTATTGTGGAAATTCGCGCAGGTACCGGCGGCGACGAGGCAAGTATTTTTGCCGGAGATCTTTACAGAATGTATTTGAAATATTGTGAAACAAGAGGTTGGAAAACCGAGCCTGTGAGCGCCACATACGGAACCGTAGGCGGATACAAAGAGGTCATTTTTAATGTCATAGGAGACGGAGTTTACGGTCAGTTGAAATACGAAAGCGGCGTGCATCGCGTACAAAGAGTTCCGGAAACGGAAACTCAAGGAAGAGTACATACTTCTGCTGCTTCTGTAGCCGTTCTTCCCGAAGCCGACGAATTCGATATCGAATTGAAACAAAGTGACATCAGAAAAGATACTTACTGCTCTTCTGGTCCCGGAGGACAATCTGTAAATACTACTTATTCCGCAATCCGCTTAACACACATCCCAACCGGAATAGTTGTCACATGTCAGGATCAGAAATCACAATTGAAAAATCTTGACAAAGCTATGCAGGTGTTACGTACAAGAATCTTTGAACTTGAATATAAAAAGTATCTTGACGAAATTTCAAGCAAAAGAAAAACAATGGTTTCCACCGGTGATCGTTCTGCTAAAATCAGAACTTATAATTATCCGCAAGGACGTGTTACTGATCATAGAATTAATTTATCTTTGTACAATCTTCCGAATATCATGGACGGCGACATTCAAGAGTTTATAGACAAACTGCAAGTTGCCGAAAATGCCGAAAGATTGAAAGAATCTGTTGAAAGTTAA
- a CDS encoding DUF3667 domain-containing protein has product MSKEENVDINETINENKTYKCKNCGTEFTGTYCYNCGQKNDTERLTTKLIFKNFFSSFTNLDRGVLLTINLLFTNPGKLIKDYIEGKRVIYAKPFTMLIILSSIYGILYSFLAIISNKPIDVGLQLNPTDGDINWLHNLINSILNWAEKSVIIWSLLMIPAYALSSKIAFKKINTKGYNYAEILLACTFMACQRMFIDIIILPLDTFISDESVFDTLVTCTRYASYITLSAWNFKGLFNIKWKKSIIKTIYMYLLSFVFAVILIAVILLIFIFILIFVAWVTGQLGDLGNMDLDL; this is encoded by the coding sequence ATGTCTAAAGAAGAAAATGTCGATATAAACGAAACTATCAACGAAAATAAAACTTATAAATGCAAAAACTGTGGAACCGAATTTACGGGGACATATTGTTACAATTGCGGACAGAAAAATGATACCGAGAGGCTTACAACAAAATTAATCTTTAAGAATTTTTTTAGTAGTTTCACAAATTTAGACAGAGGAGTTCTACTAACCATCAATTTGCTTTTCACTAATCCCGGAAAGTTGATAAAAGATTACATTGAAGGAAAGCGTGTTATTTATGCGAAACCTTTCACAATGTTGATAATACTTTCGAGTATTTACGGGATATTATATTCTTTTCTTGCAATTATCTCAAATAAACCGATTGATGTCGGTTTGCAATTAAATCCAACAGATGGAGATATAAACTGGCTGCATAACTTAATAAATTCAATTTTAAATTGGGCTGAAAAAAGCGTAATAATATGGTCTCTATTGATGATTCCGGCTTATGCCTTATCATCAAAAATAGCATTTAAGAAAATCAACACGAAAGGATACAATTATGCGGAAATTCTGCTGGCTTGTACTTTTATGGCTTGCCAAAGGATGTTTATCGATATAATAATTCTTCCCTTAGATACATTTATATCCGATGAGTCTGTTTTTGATACTTTAGTCACATGCACAAGATATGCCTCATATATTACTTTATCTGCATGGAACTTCAAAGGATTATTCAATATCAAATGGAAAAAATCAATAATAAAAACAATTTATATGTACTTATTATCATTTGTATTTGCAGTAATATTGATAGCAGTAATTTTATTGATTTTCATTTTTATCTTAATATTTGTAGCATGGGTAACCGGACAATTAGGAGATTTAGGTAATATGGATCTGGACTTGTAA